One Candidatus Afararchaeum irisae DNA segment encodes these proteins:
- a CDS encoding cold shock domain-containing protein yields the protein MAEGTVNFFNDTGGYGFIETDATDEGEDVFFHMEDVGGPDLEEGEEVEFEIEEAEKGPRAVNLTRK from the coding sequence ATGGCAGAAGGTACGGTTAACTTCTTCAACGACACTGGCGGTTACGGATTTATAGAGACTGACGCGACTGACGAAGGCGAGGACGTCTTCTTCCACATGGAGGACGTCGGAGGTCCCGACCTAGAGGAAGGCGAGGAAGTCGAGTTCGAGATAGAGGAAGCCGAGAAAGGTCCACGAGCGGTAAACCTTACACGGAAGTAA